GATCTCACCCACCACCTCCTCCAGGAGGTCCTCCACGGTGACCAGTCCAGAGATGCTCCCGAATTCGTCCACGGCAAGGGCCAGCTGGCTGCGGACCTTCTGGAGCTCCCGGAGCAGCTCCAGGGTCGGCTTGCTCTCGGGCACGAAGATGGGGGGCTTGGCCAAGTGGACAAGGTCCACCGGCTCCCCCGGGTCCTGCTGCATGAGATCCTTGAGCAGAAGGACCCCCACCATCTGGTCGATGGTGCCCCGGTAGACGGGCAGCCGGGAATGGCGTCCGGTCCGGAAGGCCGCCCAGACCTCCGCTGCCGTGGCCTCCTCTGAGATGGCCTGGATCCGGGTGCGGGGTGTCATGACCTCCCGAACCACCGTATCCCCGAAGCCCACGACGTTGCGGATGAGCTCCCGGTCCTCCTCCTCGAGGATGCCCTCGGCCTCGCCCTCCTCCAGAAGAGCCTCCACCCCATCATCCGAATCCCCCTCGTCCTCCTCCTCCCGAGCCCGATCCCAGGCCTCCCGGAGCCGCTCCACCCGACGGGCCAGAGGCGCCACCAGGGGTACCAGGAAGGGATGGAGCGGAGCATAGAAGGGGAAGATCCGGATCAACCAGGCGGAGGGCTCCCGGCTCACCAGCAGGGCAGGCACTACCAAATCCATGAACCACAAATAAACAAGAACCAGGAGCCCCACCCCCCAGATCCCCCCGGGGAAGTGGAACTCATAGGTCCCCAGGACCACCTTCAGGGTCACCAGGATGGCCACCAGGAGGGCCTGATTCAAGAAGGTGAGCCCCAAGCCCAGGGGATGGGGATGCTCCAGGAAACGTTCGAGGCGGAGATCCAGCCCTTCCTCCTCCTCCAGCATCCGCCGCCGCTGGATCGAGGGGAGGCTGTGGAAGGCCTCCCGCAGGACCGCCATGAGGGCGCGGTAGACCAGGAGCACGACCAGCAGGATCGTCAGGAGGGTGGTCAGGGGACTACTCGCAGGGTCGCTCACGGATGCAATCCTACCATTTCCCGCTCTTCCGCACTCAGGGCAATGCGGCGGCGCTGCTTCTCCCGCGCCACTTCCCGGGGATCCCGGCTCAGCCCATCAGGCGTGGGGGGCAACCCCTTGCGGGCCCGGGCCCGGTTCAGGAATGGATAGGGATATTCCGCCAGCTCAGGGCTCCGCCAGAAGTGACGGAAGGTCATCCAGCCCCCGCCCAGGAAGTAGCAGCCGAGCAGACAGAGGCAGACCCGCTGGACACGCCAAGTGAGGCCCCGTCGCCGGACGGCCTGCCAACCCAGACCAAGGCCCAGGCTCAAGAGGATCACCAGGGCCGTGATGCCCAACGTGGCCGCCCAGCCGTGCCCATGGGGCTCCCAGCCGGTGAGGCGCACCACGGGCTTGGCGATCAGGAGGCCGAAGAGGAGGAAGAGGTGGAACATGTAGAGGAGCAGGGACTCCGCCCCGGCTGCCAGCACCGGGTTCCGACCGGGGAGGCGGGGCCGGACCCGCTCAATCCACCCCAGGAGGGCCCCAGCCATGCACACGATGCCAAAGCGCTGCAACACACTGGGCAGGGTGGTGTTGTGGAGCCTCCAGGCCTCCTCCCGGGGCCAACTCCCGCTCCAGAGCCAAGTGGGGGCATAGCGGGTCCCCCAGACCGCAAGAAGCAACCCGCCCAGTCCCAGGATCAGCAGCCAGCGCCCCTCGCTCCAGCGGGCCCGCCCCTCCCCCGCAGGCATCACCCGAAAGTGCCGGTAGAGGACCCCCAGCACCGAACCAAAAGCCGCGAAGGCCAGCCAGGGGAAGAGGGGGAAGAGGGCCGTGACCCCCCGGTCTGGGTTGCCGTTGAGAAGCCCCCGCACCGGCAGCCAGAGGCCATCCCCCACCCCCCTCGCCCAGAGGTGGGGGGCCACAAGGGCACAGGCCAGGGCCAGCATCAGGGCAGCCCAGCCGAAGCGCCCGGGGCGGCGGCAGAGCCGGGCGACCCCCTGGAGGAACAGGAGGGAGAAGACGATGCACTGCAACACATCGACCTTGAAGAGCTCCCGGGCCCGGGCAGGGTAGAGCAGCACCGTCCACTCCGCCAGGGTCAGGCCCGGGGCATGCAGGGCATAGGCGCAGATCAGGATGAAGCCGAGGCGCCGGGCGGTGGGCCCGAAGGGGCGGAGGGTCCCATCAGGCCGGAAGGTGGAGAGCACCAGGCTGAAGCCGGCGCAGAGGATGAAGCTGGGAGCCACCAGACCATTCAGGAAGTTGAGCCAGGTCGGCACCCAACCCGGATGGACATAGAGGTTGACGACATGGACCTCGATCATGACGATGACGGCCCAGCCCCGGAGGAGGTCGATCCACTCGCAGCGCCGCGAGGGACTCAGATCAGAGAGTGACAAGGTCAGGCCACCTCAACAGGAGGGATCGGGGTCAAGCAGGCCGGCCTCCCGGCAGCGCTCGCGGTGGAGCACGCTGTGGCGACGCCCATAGAGGAAGTAGATGAGCAGGCCCAGGAGCAGCCAGGCCCCCAATCGGTACCAGTTGGCCGCGGGCAGCGAGAACATGAGCAGCCCGCAGGTGAGGATGCCGAGGATGGGCACCACCGGCACCCAGGGGCAACGGAAGGGGCGCTCGGCCTCTGGGTGCTTGCGGCGCATGATGAGCACCGCCGCGCATACGATGACAAAGGCCAGCAGGGTGCCGATGTTGGTGAGGTGCAGCAGGTACTCCAGGGGCAGGAAGCCTCCCAGCAGGGCCACTGCCGACCCGATCAGGAGGGTGGACTTCCAGGGGGTCCGGAGCCGGGGGTGGACCTCTCCGAAGGTCTTCTTCGGAAGCAGGCCGTCCCGCGCCATGGCCAGGAAGACCCGGGGGCCGCTGAGCATCATGACCAGAAGCACCGAGGTGATCCCCGCCACCCCCGCCAGGGCGATGAGCCCCTCAGCCCAGGGCAGGCCGTTCACCCGGAAGGCGGCCGAGACGGGAGCCCCGATATCCAGGTGGTCGAAGCGCACCATGCCCGTCAGGACCGCCACCACGGCGATGTAGAGCACCGTGCAGAGGATCAGCGAAGCGATGATGCCGATGGGCACATCCCGCTGGGGGTTCCGGGCCTCCTCGGTGTGGGTGGAGACGCTGTCGAAGCCGATGTAGGCGAAGAAGATGATGGCCGAGCCCGCCAGCATCCCCACCGGATGCCCCCCGGCATCGGCATGCCCCGCCAGGTGGTGGCCGAAGACCGAGAGCCCGGTCCAGCCGTAGGGGGCGAAGGGGTGCCAGTTGGCCTTCTGGACGAAGAAGGCCCCCACGCAGATCACGAAGACCACCGCCGTCACCTTGATAGCGACGATGAGGGCGTTGAAGCTTGCGCTCTCATGGATGCCCTTGACCAGGATGGCGGTCATGAGCACCGTGATCAGCACGGCCGGAAGGTTGATCAGGGCCCCTGTCGAGACCAGGTGTCCCAGCCCCGGATCGTAGCGCCAGGGCGACATGGTGAGGATCGCCGGGAAGTGGAGCCCCACCTTGTCCAGGACGCTCTGGAAGTAGCTGGACCAGCCCACCGCCACGGTGGCGCTGGAGACGCAGTACTCCAGGATGAGATCCCAGCCCATGATCCAGGCGAAGAGCTCCCCCAGGGTGGCGTAGGCATAGGTGTAGGCCGAGCCCGCCACCGGCACCATGGAGGCGAACTCCGCGTAGCAGAGGGCGGCGAAGATGCAGGTGATCCCGGCGATCACATAGGAGAGCATGAGGGCCGGACCGGCAATATCGTGGGCCGCGGCGCCGGTGGTCACGAAGATCCCGGCACCGATGATGGCCCCCACGCCCAGAGCCGTCAGCTGGACTGGGCCCAGGATGCGGCGGAGCCGGTTCTCGCCCCGCGCCTCCTCCAGGAGCATGCCGAGGGGTTTGCGGGCGAAGAGCTGTGAGGGGAGCTTGGGGTCGGCCATCCGGGGGACTCCGTGGGGGGGGATCGGGAAGCCCCCGCACCACGGCGGGAACCTTCACCTGATGGTACCATTCCCCATCCCCCGGACACGCCATGCACATCCTGCCCGCCCTGCGAAAACTGGCACACGCGCTCCAGTCCGACCTGCGGTGCCGGGGCTGCCTGGGCCCCCTGGAGGGCGCCATGGAAGCCGGACTCTGCGGCCACTGTTGGGAGGGCCTCCTGCCCCTGCCGGCGCTGCGCTGTCCCACCTGTGCCCTGGAGCACCCGCCAGGCCCCTGTCCAGAGCCCGTGGACTGGCTCCGGGGGGATGCCCTCTGGGACTACCGGGGGGGGCGTCCGCCCTTGGGCGCCCTACTGGTCCCTGGCATCAAGCGAGGGGAGTGGGGCTGGAGGAAAACCCTCCTGGAGCGCCTCAGCCGTGCGCCCCTCCCCGAGTTCTGCCTGGACTGCGAGCTCGTGACCAGCGCCCCGCCCACCCCCTTCCACCGTCTCCGCCGGGGCTTCGACCTCGCAGAGGAGGCCGCCCGGACCTTGGCGGACAGGCTGGGCGTCCCCTACCGCCCCCTGCTGGGCAAGGGCTGGAGGACGGGACGCCAGGGGGGACGCTCCGAGAGCCAACGGCGCCGTCTGCCCCGGAAGGCCATCCACTTCAGAGGCGGCCCCTTGAGCGGCCACCCCGGCATCCTCCTGGTGGACGATGTGTGGACCACCGGCACCACCCTGCTCCGCTGCAGCCAGGCCCTGCGTGAGGCGGGAGCCGGTGAGATCCGGGTCCTGGCCCTCTTCCGGGCCCTCTGAGGGACCCGGGGATGCCGTAGAATCATCCATTCAGGCAGGGGACGATGGAGCAGCACGAGATCAGGGCATGGCTTGGGGAGACCGATGGGGCCCGGTTGGCGGAGCTCTGGGCGGACGCCGACGCCACACGGCTGCGGGAGGTGGGCGAAGCGGTCCACCTGCGGGGTCTCATCGAGGTCTCCAACCACTGTGTGCGTTCCTGCACCTACTGCGGCATCAGTGCCTGTGCCCCCCGGGTGGAGCGCTACCGCATGCAGGCAGATGAGATCCTGGACTGCGCTCGGCAGGCCACCGCCCACGGCTTCGGCACCGTGGTCATGCAGGCGGGGGAGGACCCGGGTATCACGGGTGCCTGGATGGCAGAGGTGATCCGCGCCATCAAGCGGGAGACCGGGCTCGCCATCACGCTCAGTCTGGGGGAGCGCAGCGAAGTCGACCTCCAGGCATGGAAGGCTGCCGGGGCCGACCGCTATCTCCTGCGCTTCGAGACCTCGGACCCCGCCCTCTACCAGGCCATCCACCCCAGCCTACCCGGCAGCCCCTCGGATCGCCTGGCCCAGCTGGAGCACATGCGTCAATTGGGCTTTGAGATCGGTACCGGGGTCATGGTGGGGGTCCCAGGGCAGACCTGGGAAACCCTGGCCCGTGACATCTGGACCTTCCGGGACTATGACATGGACATGATCGGGATAGGCCCCTACCTCGAGAGCCCCGGCACCCCCCTGGCAGGGGAACTGGGGGGACATCTCCGGACCCAGGCAGGGCCGGACCAGGTCCCCAGCGATCCCCTGACCACCCTCAAGGTCCTGGCCCTCACCCGTCTGGTCTGTCCCCGCACCAACATCCCCAGCACCACCGCCCTGGCCACCCTGGCGCCCGATTCAGGACGGGCGGACGGCCTCCTGCGGGGCGCCAACGTCATCATGCCCAACCTGACCCCGGCCCGGTACCGGGAGCTCTACCAGATCTACCCCGGCAAGGCCGGACTCCACGAGACCGCCGACATCACCGTGGCGCGGATCCATGCGCAGATCCGCGCCCTGGGCCGTGTGCCCGGGCAGGGGCCCGGCACCAGCCCCCGGATGGGAGAGCGCCCATGAGCAACGACCGCAAGGCCCAACGGACCCGCATCCGGCTGGCCCTCTTCTCCATCTTCGCCGGGCTCATCATCCTGGTTCTCAAATACATCGCCTACAGCATCTCAGGCTCCACCGCCCTCCTCTCGGATGCCATCGAGAGCGTGGTGAACGTGGTGGCGGCGGTCTTCGCGCTGGGGGCTGTGCTCTTCGCCGACCACCCGGCAGACCGGGAGCACCCCTACGGCCACGGCAAGATCGAGCACTTCTCGGCAGCCTTCGAGGGGGGGCTCATCTCTCTGGCGGCGGTCATCATCGCCTGGGAGGCCATCCAGGGCTTCCTCAGGGGGGGCCAGGTCCAGAACCTCAGCCAGGGACTCGCCCTCAACGTCTTCGCGGGCTTCCTGAACGGCGTCGTAGGGCTCATCCTGATCCGCATGGGGCGCAGGCAGAACTCGAGAGCCCTGGAGGCCGACGGGCACCACATCCTCTCGGACTTCTGGACCACCCTGGGCCTGGCCGTGGGCCTGCTCCTGGTGAAGTTCACGGGCTACCACTGGCTGGACCCCCTCCTCGCCCTGGGGGTCTCCGCCCTGCTGGCCTTCACGGGCTACCGCTTGGTGAGCAGCTCCAGCCAGGCCCTCCTGGATGCCGAGGACCCGGAGCTGCTGGACAGGCTTCTGGGCATCCTCAACCACGATCGCCCCGTGGACCTCATCGCCATCCACGACCTGAAGACCCTGCGCAGCGGACGGCAGGTGCATGTCGACCTGCACCTGGTGGTGCCCGAGTTCTACACCGTGGAGGTCGGTCACGACCTGGTGGTGAAGGTCCAGGACCGCCTCCTCCAGGAGGCCGCCCTGGATGGCGAGATCAACACCCACCTGGACCCCTGCCAGCGGCAGTGGTGCAGCATGTGCGCTGTCGAGCCGTGCCCCATCCGGGTGGCGCCCCACAGCACCCAGAACCCCCTCACCGTGGACGAGGCCGTGGCGGCAGGGAATATCTGATCTGGCATTGACCGACCCGGCCTGCGATGTGGTCTGGATCCTGGATCTGGCTAAGGGCCAGTTACGCCATACCCTATCCCTGTTCAACCTCACGCCAGACGACCGGAAAATCCTGGACCCCCAGAGGGCTCCGCAGCGTCGGACTGAAACCCCGACAGAGGACCTGCGGAACCCCCGGGGGGCCCGGGAGCGCGGAGCGGCTACAGCTCCGAGTAGGCCTTTCCGTAGTATGAGTCCATGAGGATCTGCCTGAGTTCGGCGATCAGGGGATAGCGCGGGTTGCTGCCCGTGCACTGGTCGTCGAAGGCCTGCTCGGCGATGTGGTCCACCTTGGCCAGGAAGTCGGCTTCGGGGACGCCCGCCTCGCGGATGCTGGCCGGGATGCCCAGCTCGGCCTTGAGGCCGTCCACCCAGGCGATGAGGGCCTGGACCTTGGCGCCGGTGCGCTCGCCACCCAGCCCAAGGTGATCGGCGACCTCGGCGTAGCGCCGCCGGGCCTGGGGCCGGTCGTACTGGCTGAAGGCCGTCTGCTTGGTGGGGTTGTTGTTGGCGTTATAGCGGATGACGTTGGAGATCAGCAGGGCGTTGGCCAGGCCGTGGGGGAGGTGGAACTCGGCCCCCAGCTTGTGCGCCATGGAGTGGCAGACACCCAGGAAGGCATTGGCGAAGGCGATCCCGGCGATGGTGGCGGCACTGTGCACCTCCTCCCGGGCCTTGGGATCCTTGGCTCCGTTGGCGTAGGCTGAAGGCAGGTAGTTCTTGAGGAGCTTCAGGGCCTGCAGGGCCTGGGGATCGCTGAACTCGTTGGCCATCACGGAGACGTAGGCCTCCAGGGCGTGGGTCACGGCGTCGATGCCCCCGAAGGCCGTCAGGCTCTTGGGCATGTTCATCACCAGGTTGGCATCGATGATGGCCATGTCGGGGGTCAGTTCGTAGTCGGCGATGGGGTACTTGGTGCCGGTCTTTTCGTCGGTCACCACCGCGAAGGGGGTCACCTCCGAGCCGGTCCCCGAGGTGGTGGGAATGGCCACCAGGGTCGCCTTCACCCCCAGCTTGGGGAACTTGTAGATGCGCTTGCGGATGTCCATGAAGCGCATGGCCAGTTCCTCGAAGTGGACCTCGGGGTGCTCGTACATCACCCACATGATCTTGGCCGCATCCATGGGAGAGCCGCCGCCCAGAGCCACGATGGCGTCGGGTCTGAAGCTCTCCAGCATGGCGGCCCCCTTGCGGACCACCGCCAGGGTGGGGTCGGCCTCCACCTCGTAGAAGACCTCCACCTCCATGCCCAGGTCCTTCAGGTTGCGCACCAGCAGATCGGCGTAGCCGTTGTTGAAGAGGTACCGGTCCGTCACCACCGCCGCCCGCTTGCGCCCCGCCAGCTCCTCCAGGGCGAAGGGGAGGCTGCCACGGCGGAAGTAGAGGTTCTTGGGGAGCTTGTGCCACAGCATGTTCTCGGCCCTCTTGGCGACGGTCTTGCGGTTGATGAGGTGCTTGGGTCCCACGTTGTCCGAGATGGAGTTGCCGCCCCAGGAGCCGCAGCCCAGGGTGAGGGAGGGGGCCAGGTTGAAGTTGTAGAGGTCCCCGATGCCGCCGTGGGCCGCAGGGGAGTTGAACAGGATCCGGGCAGTCTTCATACGGTCGCCGAAGGCCCGCACCCGGTCTCTGCGCAGATCCTGGTCCGTGTAGAGCACCGAGGTGTGCCCGATGCCGCCCAGGGCCACCAAGGCCTCGGCCTTGTCCACGGCCTCCGCGAAATCCTTGGCCCGGTAGAGGGCCAGGGTGGGGCTGAGCTTCTCGTGGGCGAAGGGCTCCTCCTCCCCCACCGAGTCCACGGCTCCGATGAGGACCTTGGTGTCCTTGCTGGTCTCGACCCCGGCCATGGCAGCGATCTTCCGGGCCGACTGGCCCACGATGTCGGCGTTGAGAGCGCCCTCGATGAGGATCACCTTGCGGACCGCCTCGCACTCCTCGGGCTTCAGAACGTAGCCTCCCAGGGTGCCGAAGCGCTCCCGCACCGCATCGTAGACCTCGTCCACCACGATGACGGACTGCTCAGAGGCGCAGATCATCCCGTTATCGAAGGTCTTGGACATCATGATGGAGGCCACCGCCCGCTTGATGTCGGCGGTCTCATCAATAACCACGGGGGTGTTGCCCGCCCCCACGCCGATGGCGGGCTTGCCGGAGCTGTAGGCGGCCTTCACCATCCCGGGCCCGCCGGTGGCCAGGATCAGGTTGATGTCCTTGTGTCGCATGAGCTGGCTGGAGCGCTCCAGGGTGGGCTCGCTGATCCAGCCGATGATGCCCTCGGGTGCGCCCGCCGCCACAGCGGCCTCCAGAACGATTCGCGCCGCCTCGCAGGTGGAGCGCCGAGCCCGGGGGTGGGGGCTGAAGATGATGCCGTTGCGGGTCTTGAGACTGATGAGGGCCTTGAAGATGGCCGTAGAGGTGGGATTGGTGGTGGGCACGATGCCGCAGATCAGGCCCACGGGCTCGGCCAGGGTGGCCGTGCCCAGGGCATCCTCAATAGAGAGCACACCGCAGGTCTTCTCATCCTTGTACTTGTTGTAGATGTACTCGGAGGCGAAGTGGTTCTTCATCACCTTGTCCTCGAGCACCCCCATGCCCGTCTCCTCGACGGCCAGGCGGGCCAGGGGGATGCGGGCATCGGCGGCGGCCAGGGCCGCGGCGCGGAAGATGATATCCACCTGCTCCTGGGTGTAGGTGGCATAGAGGCGCTGGGCCATCAGCACCCGGGACACCAGGTGGTCCACGGAGTGCTCCTGGGGTTCCGGAAGGGGCTGGGCGGCTTCGGCCGGGGTCATGATGTCTCTCCTGAGCAACAGGGCGCTTGTGCGCCGGGATGGACGGATCCCCACCCGGGCCACTGAGCCTGGGGAGGCGGGTATTGATACCATGGTATCGATACCTCTTTAACGATTAGGTGCCCACAGGCCCCCTTCTGTCAAACCCCCCTGCGGGTTTTGTTGACGGGTGTCACAGGACCCGCAAAGAGCCGGGACCAGACCTGCTGGCCCCTTCCCTGCAAACAATAGGTGCAGCAGCCTGTGGCGCCAGCCCTCAGGGCTCCCCCGCCACCC
The sequence above is drawn from the uncultured Holophaga sp. genome and encodes:
- a CDS encoding hemolysin family protein, with protein sequence MSDPASSPLTTLLTILLVVLLVYRALMAVLREAFHSLPSIQRRRMLEEEEGLDLRLERFLEHPHPLGLGLTFLNQALLVAILVTLKVVLGTYEFHFPGGIWGVGLLVLVYLWFMDLVVPALLVSREPSAWLIRIFPFYAPLHPFLVPLVAPLARRVERLREAWDRAREEEDEGDSDDGVEALLEEGEAEGILEEEDRELIRNVVGFGDTVVREVMTPRTRIQAISEEATAAEVWAAFRTGRHSRLPVYRGTIDQMVGVLLLKDLMQQDPGEPVDLVHLAKPPIFVPESKPTLELLRELQKVRSQLALAVDEFGSISGLVTVEDLLEEVVGEIGEEHEAPTELQRLPDGACLVSGQLHVEDLEAGLDLELPHGDYDTVAGLLMATLGHIPREGEQVEVERAILTVLKMEGPQVLQVQVRKLDGD
- a CDS encoding heparan-alpha-glucosaminide N-acetyltransferase domain-containing protein, which codes for MSLSDLSPSRRCEWIDLLRGWAVIVMIEVHVVNLYVHPGWVPTWLNFLNGLVAPSFILCAGFSLVLSTFRPDGTLRPFGPTARRLGFILICAYALHAPGLTLAEWTVLLYPARARELFKVDVLQCIVFSLLFLQGVARLCRRPGRFGWAALMLALACALVAPHLWARGVGDGLWLPVRGLLNGNPDRGVTALFPLFPWLAFAAFGSVLGVLYRHFRVMPAGEGRARWSEGRWLLILGLGGLLLAVWGTRYAPTWLWSGSWPREEAWRLHNTTLPSVLQRFGIVCMAGALLGWIERVRPRLPGRNPVLAAGAESLLLYMFHLFLLFGLLIAKPVVRLTGWEPHGHGWAATLGITALVILLSLGLGLGWQAVRRRGLTWRVQRVCLCLLGCYFLGGGWMTFRHFWRSPELAEYPYPFLNRARARKGLPPTPDGLSRDPREVAREKQRRRIALSAEEREMVGLHP
- a CDS encoding amino acid permease → MADPKLPSQLFARKPLGMLLEEARGENRLRRILGPVQLTALGVGAIIGAGIFVTTGAAAHDIAGPALMLSYVIAGITCIFAALCYAEFASMVPVAGSAYTYAYATLGELFAWIMGWDLILEYCVSSATVAVGWSSYFQSVLDKVGLHFPAILTMSPWRYDPGLGHLVSTGALINLPAVLITVLMTAILVKGIHESASFNALIVAIKVTAVVFVICVGAFFVQKANWHPFAPYGWTGLSVFGHHLAGHADAGGHPVGMLAGSAIIFFAYIGFDSVSTHTEEARNPQRDVPIGIIASLILCTVLYIAVVAVLTGMVRFDHLDIGAPVSAAFRVNGLPWAEGLIALAGVAGITSVLLVMMLSGPRVFLAMARDGLLPKKTFGEVHPRLRTPWKSTLLIGSAVALLGGFLPLEYLLHLTNIGTLLAFVIVCAAVLIMRRKHPEAERPFRCPWVPVVPILGILTCGLLMFSLPAANWYRLGAWLLLGLLIYFLYGRRHSVLHRERCREAGLLDPDPSC
- a CDS encoding phosphoribosyltransferase family protein codes for the protein MHILPALRKLAHALQSDLRCRGCLGPLEGAMEAGLCGHCWEGLLPLPALRCPTCALEHPPGPCPEPVDWLRGDALWDYRGGRPPLGALLVPGIKRGEWGWRKTLLERLSRAPLPEFCLDCELVTSAPPTPFHRLRRGFDLAEEAARTLADRLGVPYRPLLGKGWRTGRQGGRSESQRRRLPRKAIHFRGGPLSGHPGILLVDDVWTTGTTLLRCSQALREAGAGEIRVLALFRAL
- the hydE gene encoding [FeFe] hydrogenase H-cluster radical SAM maturase HydE yields the protein MEQHEIRAWLGETDGARLAELWADADATRLREVGEAVHLRGLIEVSNHCVRSCTYCGISACAPRVERYRMQADEILDCARQATAHGFGTVVMQAGEDPGITGAWMAEVIRAIKRETGLAITLSLGERSEVDLQAWKAAGADRYLLRFETSDPALYQAIHPSLPGSPSDRLAQLEHMRQLGFEIGTGVMVGVPGQTWETLARDIWTFRDYDMDMIGIGPYLESPGTPLAGELGGHLRTQAGPDQVPSDPLTTLKVLALTRLVCPRTNIPSTTALATLAPDSGRADGLLRGANVIMPNLTPARYRELYQIYPGKAGLHETADITVARIHAQIRALGRVPGQGPGTSPRMGERP
- a CDS encoding cation diffusion facilitator family transporter, which produces MSNDRKAQRTRIRLALFSIFAGLIILVLKYIAYSISGSTALLSDAIESVVNVVAAVFALGAVLFADHPADREHPYGHGKIEHFSAAFEGGLISLAAVIIAWEAIQGFLRGGQVQNLSQGLALNVFAGFLNGVVGLILIRMGRRQNSRALEADGHHILSDFWTTLGLAVGLLLVKFTGYHWLDPLLALGVSALLAFTGYRLVSSSSQALLDAEDPELLDRLLGILNHDRPVDLIAIHDLKTLRSGRQVHVDLHLVVPEFYTVEVGHDLVVKVQDRLLQEAALDGEINTHLDPCQRQWCSMCAVEPCPIRVAPHSTQNPLTVDEAVAAGNI
- the adhE gene encoding bifunctional acetaldehyde-CoA/alcohol dehydrogenase, translating into MTPAEAAQPLPEPQEHSVDHLVSRVLMAQRLYATYTQEQVDIIFRAAALAAADARIPLARLAVEETGMGVLEDKVMKNHFASEYIYNKYKDEKTCGVLSIEDALGTATLAEPVGLICGIVPTTNPTSTAIFKALISLKTRNGIIFSPHPRARRSTCEAARIVLEAAVAAGAPEGIIGWISEPTLERSSQLMRHKDINLILATGGPGMVKAAYSSGKPAIGVGAGNTPVVIDETADIKRAVASIMMSKTFDNGMICASEQSVIVVDEVYDAVRERFGTLGGYVLKPEECEAVRKVILIEGALNADIVGQSARKIAAMAGVETSKDTKVLIGAVDSVGEEEPFAHEKLSPTLALYRAKDFAEAVDKAEALVALGGIGHTSVLYTDQDLRRDRVRAFGDRMKTARILFNSPAAHGGIGDLYNFNLAPSLTLGCGSWGGNSISDNVGPKHLINRKTVAKRAENMLWHKLPKNLYFRRGSLPFALEELAGRKRAAVVTDRYLFNNGYADLLVRNLKDLGMEVEVFYEVEADPTLAVVRKGAAMLESFRPDAIVALGGGSPMDAAKIMWVMYEHPEVHFEELAMRFMDIRKRIYKFPKLGVKATLVAIPTTSGTGSEVTPFAVVTDEKTGTKYPIADYELTPDMAIIDANLVMNMPKSLTAFGGIDAVTHALEAYVSVMANEFSDPQALQALKLLKNYLPSAYANGAKDPKAREEVHSAATIAGIAFANAFLGVCHSMAHKLGAEFHLPHGLANALLISNVIRYNANNNPTKQTAFSQYDRPQARRRYAEVADHLGLGGERTGAKVQALIAWVDGLKAELGIPASIREAGVPEADFLAKVDHIAEQAFDDQCTGSNPRYPLIAELRQILMDSYYGKAYSEL